From one Luteolibacter sp. SL250 genomic stretch:
- a CDS encoding autotransporter-associated beta strand repeat-containing protein: MKPRRLSLLPVRALALATLSVSFSAGLMAAPLYWDGATAGSWNDVANWSTDPGAGTPDPAAVPGAGDVAHFSVTGQTGGRTINLTGDQAVQGIVTDNLTGTVTLRGGSGAPVTLTLGSGGINHLTGGITLGTAADPDKVNVVLAASQTWSSGSSGSGAAPIIVHNDVSGSTGSQTLTLSGINLGSYVAGGISDGGGTVSLTKEGDGIWELRGTNTYSGTTQVNGGILRVTSFAAASAASAINVADGATYTLRLGGTAMTNTEADTLRARINFASSAAFLGLEPTAAVNYGSNMTGNHGLMKTGSQTLTLSGDNTYTGNTVVTSGYVAFTDTGAVSANSAITVKSGAGVFAFAGGAGFSITELEALRAALTYEDNTSMFGVSTANGDFSYDVGMAGAHGFVKAAAGTLTFGGTASNTYTGQTRIAGGTLHLNKTGGATAVAGDILMSTGGLTLGQNNQIADTSVITATGGNINFSAKSETVAGMALSGGATFSTGNTGGGSATSTATLGVVTAADTSRLTVNSGGKITATSIALTGTNNTAGNILMGGGHNTAVSTLEIGAGGLSMTGQTIQVNSASSTQKGSRISLNGDFTGSGENLIKLGAPTSSLAELAMGTGERTFNITAGNTQIDLNVAGETLVKTGAGSLALTGNNTHTGLTKVNTGILRVLSNNALGGATQGTEVAAGGQVRLENNVTVTGESLRITGTSNSGVSAGLLNFSGNNVWTGGITLDVGNGQNTRISMTDGTLDLQGNILIDSGATSSTTVGLVLTGNGGTGRISGNISGAGNSQVLIKNGNSTWELTGTNTYGGTTRVDAGVLAVNSIANNLGSPTTGNSAIHFGEALTTGTLRYTGTGETTTRGIYLRSNDGAAAGGGVIEQAGTGSLIISGGVTSNTTTSDKTLTLQGSTSGTGELSGTFADTGGAGKTHLVKSGTGVWTLSGAAKAYEGTTTVTGGVLNVSTSLTQSTSITVTDGTFHIAADNVIKDDATVTLGSGAILQVTGFSDAADVLAVTGNAQLMLAGGNNSLSFADSSSTDWTGGLLAISGWSGLTAGDDEILFDAAGLTGSQLSAVTFVNPQGFAAGTYSAKFIGNELVPDALIPEPSTTLTLLSGAACLFLRRRRQ; the protein is encoded by the coding sequence ATGAAACCCCGCCGCCTTTCCCTTCTCCCTGTCCGCGCACTGGCGCTGGCCACGCTGTCCGTTTCCTTTTCCGCAGGCCTGATGGCGGCACCACTCTACTGGGACGGAGCGACCGCAGGCTCCTGGAATGATGTGGCGAACTGGTCCACGGACCCGGGCGCGGGCACCCCGGACCCGGCGGCGGTTCCCGGCGCGGGGGATGTGGCGCATTTCTCCGTCACCGGCCAGACGGGCGGCCGCACCATCAACCTGACGGGAGACCAGGCGGTGCAGGGCATCGTCACGGACAACCTGACGGGGACGGTCACGCTGCGCGGCGGGAGCGGCGCACCGGTGACGCTGACGCTCGGCTCCGGCGGCATCAACCACCTGACGGGGGGCATCACCCTCGGCACCGCGGCGGACCCGGACAAGGTGAACGTCGTGCTGGCGGCCTCCCAGACCTGGAGCAGCGGCAGCAGCGGTTCCGGCGCCGCACCCATCATCGTCCACAATGATGTCTCCGGCTCCACGGGCAGCCAGACGCTCACGCTTTCCGGCATCAACCTCGGCTCATACGTCGCGGGGGGCATCTCGGATGGCGGCGGCACTGTTTCCCTCACCAAGGAAGGCGACGGCATCTGGGAACTGCGGGGGACCAACACTTACAGCGGCACCACCCAGGTGAACGGCGGCATCCTGCGGGTGACCAGCTTCGCCGCGGCGTCCGCCGCTTCGGCCATCAATGTCGCCGACGGCGCGACCTACACGCTGCGGCTGGGCGGCACCGCCATGACCAACACGGAGGCGGACACCCTGCGGGCGCGCATCAACTTCGCCTCATCCGCCGCGTTCCTGGGCCTGGAGCCGACGGCCGCGGTGAACTACGGGAGCAACATGACCGGCAACCACGGGTTGATGAAGACGGGCAGCCAGACGCTCACCCTCAGCGGGGACAACACCTACACGGGAAACACCGTCGTCACCAGCGGCTACGTCGCCTTCACGGACACCGGGGCGGTCAGCGCCAACAGCGCCATCACCGTGAAGTCCGGGGCGGGTGTCTTCGCCTTCGCCGGCGGGGCCGGATTCTCCATCACGGAGCTGGAGGCGCTGCGCGCCGCGCTCACCTATGAGGACAACACCTCCATGTTCGGCGTCAGCACGGCGAACGGGGACTTCAGCTATGACGTGGGCATGGCCGGGGCGCATGGCTTCGTGAAGGCGGCGGCGGGCACCCTCACCTTCGGCGGGACGGCAAGCAACACCTACACCGGCCAGACCAGGATCGCGGGCGGCACGCTCCACCTCAACAAGACCGGCGGAGCCACCGCCGTCGCGGGAGACATCCTCATGTCCACCGGCGGGCTCACGCTCGGCCAGAACAACCAGATCGCGGACACCTCCGTCATCACCGCCACCGGCGGCAACATCAACTTTTCGGCGAAGAGCGAGACGGTCGCGGGCATGGCGCTCAGCGGCGGAGCCACCTTTTCCACCGGCAACACCGGCGGTGGCAGCGCCACCAGCACGGCGACGCTGGGGGTGGTCACCGCGGCGGACACCTCAAGGCTGACCGTCAACAGCGGCGGCAAGATCACCGCCACGTCCATCGCCCTCACCGGCACCAACAACACCGCCGGCAACATCCTCATGGGCGGCGGGCACAACACCGCCGTCTCCACCCTGGAGATCGGTGCGGGCGGCCTGTCGATGACCGGCCAGACCATCCAGGTCAACAGCGCGTCCTCCACCCAGAAAGGATCCCGCATCTCGCTCAACGGCGACTTCACCGGCAGCGGGGAGAACCTCATCAAGCTGGGCGCGCCCACCTCCTCCCTGGCGGAGCTGGCCATGGGCACGGGGGAGCGCACCTTCAACATCACCGCCGGCAACACCCAGATCGACCTCAACGTGGCGGGTGAAACACTGGTGAAGACCGGCGCCGGTTCGCTCGCACTGACGGGGAACAACACCCACACCGGCCTGACGAAGGTCAACACCGGCATCCTCCGCGTGCTGTCGAACAACGCGCTGGGTGGCGCCACCCAGGGCACGGAGGTCGCCGCGGGAGGACAGGTCCGGCTGGAAAACAACGTCACCGTCACCGGGGAGAGCCTCAGGATCACCGGCACCTCGAACTCCGGGGTGTCCGCAGGCCTCCTGAACTTCAGCGGCAACAACGTCTGGACCGGCGGCATCACCCTGGACGTCGGCAACGGCCAGAACACCCGCATCAGCATGACGGACGGCACCCTCGACCTCCAGGGGAACATCCTCATCGACAGTGGCGCCACCTCCTCCACCACGGTGGGCTTGGTGCTCACCGGCAACGGCGGGACCGGCAGGATATCCGGAAACATCAGCGGCGCGGGCAACAGCCAGGTCCTCATCAAGAACGGCAACAGCACTTGGGAACTCACCGGCACCAACACCTACGGCGGCACCACCCGCGTGGACGCCGGGGTTCTGGCCGTCAATTCCATCGCCAACAACCTCGGCAGCCCCACCACCGGCAACAGCGCCATTCATTTCGGCGAAGCCCTCACCACCGGCACCCTCCGCTACACGGGAACCGGTGAAACCACCACCCGCGGGATCTATCTCCGTTCCAACGATGGCGCCGCCGCCGGCGGTGGCGTGATCGAGCAGGCCGGCACCGGCAGCCTCATCATCTCCGGAGGCGTCACCAGCAACACCACCACCAGCGACAAGACCCTCACCCTCCAGGGCTCCACCTCCGGCACCGGGGAACTCAGCGGCACCTTCGCCGATACCGGCGGCGCAGGGAAAACCCACCTCGTCAAATCCGGCACCGGTGTCTGGACCCTGTCCGGAGCCGCGAAGGCCTATGAAGGCACCACCACCGTCACCGGCGGCGTGCTGAACGTCTCCACCTCCCTCACCCAGTCCACATCCATCACGGTCACGGACGGCACCTTCCACATCGCCGCGGACAACGTCATCAAGGATGATGCCACCGTCACCCTGGGCAGCGGAGCCATCCTCCAGGTCACCGGCTTCAGCGATGCCGCGGACGTCCTGGCGGTGACCGGCAACGCCCAGTTGATGCTGGCCGGTGGCAACAACTCCCTCAGCTTCGCCGACTCCTCCTCCACGGACTGGACCGGCGGTCTCCTCGCCATCTCCGGATGGTCCGGCCTCACCGCCGGGGATGATGAGATCCTCTTCGACGCCGCGGGCCTCACCGGCAGCCAGCTTTCCGCCGTCACCTTCGTCAATCCGCAGGGCTTCGCCGCAGGCACCTACAGCGCGAAATTCATCGGCAACGAGCTGGTCCCGGACGCGCTGATCCCGGAGCCATCCACCACGCTGACGCTCCTCTCCGGCGCGGCCTGCCTGTTCCTCCGCAGGAGGCGGCAGTAA